The nucleotide window CGGAAGATTTCTTTAAATGAGCTTGCCGAGCGGGTAGGCATCTCCAACGTGAATCTTTCCAAAATAAAAAACAATAAGGTGACGGCAATCCGTTTTTCTACTTTGGCTGCCATTTGTGAGGTTCTGGACTGCGATGCCGGAGATATCCTGGAA belongs to Qiania dongpingensis and includes:
- a CDS encoding helix-turn-helix domain-containing protein; the protein is MGKIVLRLDRMMVERKISLNELAERVGISNVNLSKIKNNKVTAIRFSTLAAICEVLDCDAGDILEYQKD